Proteins found in one Salvelinus alpinus chromosome 11, SLU_Salpinus.1, whole genome shotgun sequence genomic segment:
- the LOC139533707 gene encoding beta-1,3-galactosyl-O-glycosyl-glycoprotein beta-1,6-N-acetylglucosaminyltransferase 3-like isoform X2, with amino-acid sequence MASVRLFRSQRSFKNLSLILLSASVSLLLWSALRCPPGSDRSRRLALDLLPLDYAADLPACSAIIQGDLEGLERKQLSLLLKTMKKQQLLSEAFYHNVTQDCQRYVTEREFITVPLSQEEKEFPIAYSMVIHDKMEMFERLLRAVYTPQNVYCVHIDQKSSEDFRTAVRAIVSCLPNVFVASKLESVVYASWSRVQADLNCMEDLLKSPVQWRYLINTCGTDFPIKTNAEMVQALKLQNGRNSLESETTEDYKNSRWQFHHKITSNMVVKTNVRKSPPPISTPMFSGNAYFLVSRAFVRHVMESQEVRALLEWEKDTYSPDEHLWATLQRMPSVPGSNPPHIKYHESDMKAIARIVKWHSLEGDVRNGAPYPPCSGVYRRSVCVYGAGDLRWLLQHHHLIANKFDPEVDDVAIRCLESYLRFKATYRVSPRTV; translated from the coding sequence ATGGCTTCTGTTCGGTTGTTCAGGTCTCAGAGATCCTTCAAGAACTTATCTCTGATCCTACTGAGTGCATCCGTCTCTCTGCTCCTGTGGTCCGCTCTCAGATGCCCGCCGGGCTCTGACAGGAGTCGTCGCCTCGCTCTGGACCTCCTGCCCCTGGACTACGCTGCCGACCTGCCGGCCTGCTCAGCCATCATCCAGGGAGACCTGGAGGGTCTGGAGAGGAAGCAGCTCAGCCTCCTGCTGAAGACTATGAAGAAACAGCAGCTGCTGTCAGAGGCGTTCTACCACAACGTGACTCAGGACTGTCAGAGGTACGTTACAGAAAGAGAGTTCATCACCGTTCCTCTCAGTCAGGAGGAGAAGGAGTTCCCCATCGCCTACTCCATGGTCATCCACGACAAGATGGAGATGTTTGAGCGGCTCCTGCGTGCCGTGTACACTCCTCAGAACGTGTACTGCGTCCACATCGACCAGAAGTCATCCGAGGACTTCAGGACGGCAGTGAGGGCTATCGTGTCCTGTCTGCCTAATGTGTTTGTGGCCAGTAAGTTAGAGAGTGTGGTATACGCCTCCTGGTCCAGAGTGCAGGCTGATCTGAACTGTATGGAGGATCTCCTGAAGTCACCTGTCCAGTGGAGGtacctgatcaacacctgtggaACAGACTTCCCCATTAAGACCAACGCTGAGATGGTTCAGGCCCTCAAGCTGCAGAACGGGAGGAACAGCCTGGAGTCAGAGACCACAGAGGACTATAAAAACAGCAGATGGCAGTTTCACCACAAAATCACCAGCAACATGGTGGTCAAGACGAACGTTAGGAAGAGCCCTCCTCCAATCAGCACCCCCATGTTCTCTGGCAACGCCTACTTCCTGGTGTCCAGGGCCTTTGTCCGTCACGTGATGGAGTCTCAGGAGGTCCGGGCGCTGTTGGAGTGGGAGAAGGACACCTACAGTCCTGATGAACACCTGTGGGCCACCCTGCAGCGCATGCCCTCTGTGCCAGGGTCTAACCCTCCCCACATCAAGTACCACGAATCAGACATGAAGGCCATTGCTCGCATCGTGAAGTGGCATTCCCTGGAAGGAGATGTGAGGAACGGAGCCCCATATCCACCCTGCTCGGGTGTCTACAGGAGGTCCGTTTGTGTCTACGGGGCTGGAGATCTCAGGTGGCTCCTACAACATCACCACCTCATCGCTAACAAGTTTGACCCTGAGGTGGATGATGTGGCGATCAGGTGTCTGGAGTCGTACCTGCGTTTTAAAGCTACATACCGTGTTTCACCAAGGACAGTCTGA
- the LOC139533707 gene encoding beta-1,3-galactosyl-O-glycosyl-glycoprotein beta-1,6-N-acetylglucosaminyltransferase 3-like isoform X1, with product MASVRLFRSQRSFKNLSLILLSASVSLLLWSALRCPPGSDRSRRLALDLLPLDYAADLPACSAIIQGDLEGLERKQLSLLLKTMKKQQLLSEAFYHNVTQDCQRYVTEREFITVPLSQEEKEFPIAYSMVIHDKMEMFERLLRAVYTPQNVYCVHIDQKSSEDFRTAVRAIVSCLPNVFVASKLESVVYASWSRVQADLNCMEDLLKSPVQWRYLINTCGTDFPIKTNAEMVQALKLQNGRNSLESETTEDYKNSRWQFHHKITSNMVVKTNVRKSPPPISTPMFSGNAYFLVSRAFVRHVMESQEVRALLEWEKDTYSPDEHLWATLQRMPSVPGSNPPHIKYHESDMKAIARIVKWHSLEGDVRNGAPYPPCSGVYRRSVCVYGAGDLRWLLQHHHLIANKFDPEVDDVAIRCLESYLRFKATYRESLRSYRSLFVVSITVAFFEKPSGFPLLR from the coding sequence ATGGCTTCTGTTCGGTTGTTCAGGTCTCAGAGATCCTTCAAGAACTTATCTCTGATCCTACTGAGTGCATCCGTCTCTCTGCTCCTGTGGTCCGCTCTCAGATGCCCGCCGGGCTCTGACAGGAGTCGTCGCCTCGCTCTGGACCTCCTGCCCCTGGACTACGCTGCCGACCTGCCGGCCTGCTCAGCCATCATCCAGGGAGACCTGGAGGGTCTGGAGAGGAAGCAGCTCAGCCTCCTGCTGAAGACTATGAAGAAACAGCAGCTGCTGTCAGAGGCGTTCTACCACAACGTGACTCAGGACTGTCAGAGGTACGTTACAGAAAGAGAGTTCATCACCGTTCCTCTCAGTCAGGAGGAGAAGGAGTTCCCCATCGCCTACTCCATGGTCATCCACGACAAGATGGAGATGTTTGAGCGGCTCCTGCGTGCCGTGTACACTCCTCAGAACGTGTACTGCGTCCACATCGACCAGAAGTCATCCGAGGACTTCAGGACGGCAGTGAGGGCTATCGTGTCCTGTCTGCCTAATGTGTTTGTGGCCAGTAAGTTAGAGAGTGTGGTATACGCCTCCTGGTCCAGAGTGCAGGCTGATCTGAACTGTATGGAGGATCTCCTGAAGTCACCTGTCCAGTGGAGGtacctgatcaacacctgtggaACAGACTTCCCCATTAAGACCAACGCTGAGATGGTTCAGGCCCTCAAGCTGCAGAACGGGAGGAACAGCCTGGAGTCAGAGACCACAGAGGACTATAAAAACAGCAGATGGCAGTTTCACCACAAAATCACCAGCAACATGGTGGTCAAGACGAACGTTAGGAAGAGCCCTCCTCCAATCAGCACCCCCATGTTCTCTGGCAACGCCTACTTCCTGGTGTCCAGGGCCTTTGTCCGTCACGTGATGGAGTCTCAGGAGGTCCGGGCGCTGTTGGAGTGGGAGAAGGACACCTACAGTCCTGATGAACACCTGTGGGCCACCCTGCAGCGCATGCCCTCTGTGCCAGGGTCTAACCCTCCCCACATCAAGTACCACGAATCAGACATGAAGGCCATTGCTCGCATCGTGAAGTGGCATTCCCTGGAAGGAGATGTGAGGAACGGAGCCCCATATCCACCCTGCTCGGGTGTCTACAGGAGGTCCGTTTGTGTCTACGGGGCTGGAGATCTCAGGTGGCTCCTACAACATCACCACCTCATCGCTAACAAGTTTGACCCTGAGGTGGATGATGTGGCGATCAGGTGTCTGGAGTCGTACCTGCGTTTTAAAGCTACATACC